One uncultured Umboniibacter sp. genomic window, GACATCATGTAGCTCCACGCTCATGCCAGCGCGATGCCAGACATTCAGCGCCTCGCTTTTCGAAGGGTCGTAGGTGTAATGATCTTCGATATACACACCTGGCTCCTTTGGGCTCAGAGTACAACCCACGGTCAGGGATAGCGTCACGCCTGCTACAAGCAATTTAAAAGTGTTCATGTTCGTGTTCTCCTTAACTTGATTTATAATTAGTTTCCCATGATTCGCTGATAATGCAACTGCTTCAACCTCCAGTAAAAAGACAAAAAAAAGCCCCGACAACAGGGGCAAAGATGGGAATGGTTTGCAGTGTTAAGCAACTGCGGTGCTGGGGGAGGGGACCTCAACAGCGGTTTTCTTCTTCTTCGTGGTTTTAGCCTTCGCTGAGGCGACTGCTTGGCTTGTGCCGACTTCCTTCGCCTTTGGCTTGGCGCTGGTGGTCTTTTTTGCCTTTGCCTTTGCAGGTTGCTTCGCGGGGGTTTTTGAAGCCTTCTGGTCATCTTGTTCCGACTCGCTAGCCTTGAGCTTGCTGTATGATCGAGCACTTAAATTCTGGATAGCTCGCTTGAAGCGATTCAAGTGTTTACGCCAATTAGAAATAAGCATAGCTCGCTCCGTGGAGCCGATCTTACCCACCAACCAAAGTGTTTCCACGATTTGTACATGATGATCAACGGCCTGAAGCATCATCAACCAACGGTTCAATCCCTGTGAGGTGACCGTCATTTTGTACGATCTTGGTTCCGCCGATCCGACGTCATGAGCATTTATCCCACTTTGCTTGAGTATTGGCTCGAGTTGCGCCTGTTCTTCATGCATCGCATCCTCAAGCTCTTTAAACATCTTGTCGACGGCTTCGTCGATTATTTTACCTTCATCATATTTACAAAGATGCTGTAACGTCACCTGCACCTGGTACATGCTTTGCGAAACGATTGAAGCTTCTCGCTTTAAGTGTTGCTGTACCGCCCGTGACAAGAAGGTAAGATGCAGTGTCATCTGAGGTTTGGCACGGTAAATCTCGTTGTTTTCGCTCTCAAACTCTTCAATAAGAACACTGTTTTCAGTAGTGGTACCCATAAGCTTTCTCCTTTTTAGTGCTTAAAGATTACCAATGATTTTTATCGGGTATCGCGCTGACTCTGCCCAATAGGGGCAGAGTTAAGAAAAAAACTTGACGCATCAAAACACCGTTGTTAGTCTTTTGGATAGGCAACTTACCTTGTCGTAACAAAACAAGCTGTACGTTCAGCATCAAATCGCGCTACGCGCTGTGCTTAGGCACTACTACGATCATTGATCGAATCGATAACAAGTCGAACCAAAGCAAACGCGCTTTGGATGGCTCCTTTAACTAAAGGGCGTCAATCGGCTATATTATGCCGTCTATACGAAACGCATAATCTTACCCCCTAGAAACGACCCCCGAGGGTGCATCGAATTTTTACTCCTTATAGGGTAATAACTCATTGTGTCTTCGACACATATTTCTAGCTGAAGAAATCTCAAATATCTCAGCATCTAATCGCTAATTTTTATTAGCTGGCTTCTTGCCACTCAAGCAACGTTTGTTGCTTCTAATCGCTCTTTTCGAGCATCACTGACCTAGAGGGTGGCTTCCTTTAGGGGTGTCTATCCTCATTTTATGAGGATTTTCACATGGCATATTTAATCACTGAACTTGTTTTCTTTGGCGTAATTATTGGCTTCACTATTGGTCTGGTAATTGCCTTTGGCATTCTAGTTTCTAAAGGGCTTAAAGCTCTCGGCGTTATGGCCAGTTTACAGTCTTTCGCGACTGGTCTGGTTACGCGCTTGCGTACCGGTTCTACTTCTTTTGATTCGGTGTTGGACGCTCCGAGTTTAGAGATTCTTCCGGTAAGTGGTTTTCACAGTGAACTTACTGATCTATCCGATGAACCTGCTTTCAAACGAAAGCAACTTAATCGCGGTATCTTTTACGTCACTCCTGACGAACGAGATGCTACTGCACTCAATGACGAGTTTGATTCGTGTTCTGATGAACATGAGTTGCCTCGCGCTGCTGCTTAGATAGATCTTTTTAATCACGAAGTCGTCGCAGACTTCGATTTACCCATTAGGGAGTTATTCCCTCTTGGGAGTTAGCTCCCTTTTTTTTGGAGAGTTAACTATGTTAGGCGTAATTATTGTGTGCACGATTTCTGGTTTTTGTTTTGCAATGCCAGTTATCAAAACCACACGTCGCTTAGGTCTTACTTAAGCACATCTTTTCAAGGGTTCATTTGAACCCTTGGCCTTTTTTTTAAAGGCATTGGACTCCTGTTGGATGCTCCACCAAAGCACATTGTTCAGTGTGTTTCGGGGAGCGTCCAACTCCACAAAACTTAATCTTAAGGAGTAGTGTTATGAGTCTTTTAATTGTTTGTGCTTGTGTCCCAGCGGCTTACGTATTGTCTCGTCCTGTTATGAATACACTTAACAAGATCGGCATTTACTAGCGTAATCGGCGTGAGTGGGTTAGCCGCCCACTCACCCTTTTCTTTTTTTGAGTATGCAATCCATTGCTGTCTTAACAGACATCGAGAGATTGTGTCTTCGACACATATTTCTAGCTGAAGAAATCTCAAATATCTCAGCATCTAACCCCCGATGGGACCACTCCCATTGGGTGTAGTCTCATCTTTTTTTCACAATCAGAGAGACTACAACTATGAATGCAATCAATACGATTGATGTTAAGGCAGAGTTCAACTTGGACAAAGATCGCTTCGGCAATCCTTTTCCAGCAGGCGTTAAATTTCCTGTGTTGAATGTAGAGGAATCTACCGCCCATGCTATCCCGCAGAAGGAGCTTCATTATTTTGAGGCTTCGTTTGTCAGCGATGTATTTACCTGGCTTCAAGAACCCGGTCCATTTGGTCTAATGATCACTGGTCCAACGGGGACTGGCAAAAGTTCGGGTATCGCTCAGATGGCAGCTCGACTCAATTGGCCGACAACAGGTATCACGGCTTCAGGCAATTTTTTGTTTGAAGATCTCGTTGGTTCCTGGGGACTTGTGCAAACCGATCCGGGTGCTCCACCTGTGACGAAGTTTCGCTACGGTCCACTGCCACTTGCAATGAAAGAAGGTCGCATCCTTGTGATCAACGAATTCGACTACGCCGACCCTAACGAGTTAGCGGGTTTGAATGATGTGATTCGAGGTAGTGGTCTCTTCATCGAAGCGACGAACGAATGGATCAAACCCCATCCTAAATTTCGTGTCGTGATTACCGGTAACTCGAAAGGGTATGGTGATGACACGGGACTTTATCGTGGTGTTAAGACGCAGAACCTTGCGTTTTTGGATCGATTCATTGGCGTCGAGGTAGATTACTTACCGAACGATGTTGAAGTCAAAATGCTCACGGATTATCTGGGCCTTGATTCAACGCATGAGTCGACACTGAGTACGTTTGTTACGTGTGCTAACTCTGTTCGAAAGCGTTTTCTTTCTGATTCAGCAGAAGCGCTATCTGCCACGATCACTACCCCTAAGCTCAAGCTCTGGGCAAAGGAGTCGTTTCGTATTCAAGCATCTGTTCGCAAAACAGGCACATCGGTATCACCGCCCAAAATGGCACTTGAAAAAGTGTTAACAGGCATGATCCCCGATGTCGATGCCGTCGCGATTCACAAGATTTGTGAGTCTCACTTCGGCGGTTTGTGGGTAGATTAAATGGATATTCTCTTTCAAGGTCGCTTTAACACCGATGTCTTTCAATCTTACTGCGACGTCTTGGGGTTTTCGCTCCCTGTCGCCGCAATGTCGATTGACCCATCTGGCCTGTTAACGGGATGTCTCCACGATGATAAAGCACGCTTTTTAGGTGCCTTATTGTTAACTCATTTATCTAGTCATGATGGGCAGTCTTTTCTGTCTTTCATTCTAGATGAAAAACCGTTTCCTCCAATCAGCTGTGAAGATGATGCTTACGCTTTGTTTAGGTCAGCTCAGCTCACAATGACGAAGGAAACCAAGCACCAACTGAGAATGTTGTCGCCGTCGTATCAATTTGAACGAATTGAGTTTACGCCGAACGTCGCATTCTTTTAACCCTAAAGGGTCGCTCCTTTAGGGGTGGCCATATCTTTTATTTATAGGAACAAATTATGTCTGATTTAAATATGGTGGCCTTAGTTGGCCGTTTGGGTGAGATTGCCGTTAGTAACCACAACGGTACTCAAATTGCTAATGTGTCAATCGCGACTCGCGAGCACCGCAAGGTGAATAACGAGTTTGTTGAAACCACACATTGGTTTGATATTGCTGCCTTTGGCATGATGGCTGATAAACTTATCAGTCATGGCAAGGGCGCTCTGGTCTCTGTGAAGGGTCAGTTGAAACAAGAGAAATGGGAAAAAGACGGGCAGAAACGCTCTAAAGTTTCTATTTTGGTTGAATCAGCGCAATTACTCGCTAAACCACAAGCCCAATCCGCGCAGCAACAAGGTGACTACCAACAGGCTCAACAGCCTCAAGGTGGATACCAGCAGCCGCAGCAAGCTCAACAGCAAGGTGGCTACCAACAGGCTCAACAGCCTCAAGGTGCGTACCAACCGCCGCAGCAAGGTGGTTACCAGGCTCAACAGCCTCAAGGTAATCAGCCTCAAGCTGCTCCATCAGGGCATGATTTTAGCAATGAAGACATTCCGTTTTAGGAGTGACATTCGTTAGCTATAATTAACATGACTGATCAATAAAGGCTCCCTCGGAGCCTTTTCCTTTAACCCTGACGGGTTTTTCTTCCGTTAGGAGGAGAGGCTCGTCCGAGGAGTTTATCTATGAATAATGTGTACGACGAAATTAAGCGCACGCTACTGAATGTAGCCACCGCTTATGATAATGCAGGTTCGTTAAACGGGCTTAATCATCAATCAGAGGTCGTGTTTGCACTCGATCAAGTTAAGAAAGCCCTAGCTAAGGAAAAAAATAGGGCCGGCTTTGCGACCAATGCGTTCCGTAAGGAGCCATCATCCATAGCTAGTGCTTACGTCAGTGCAGCATCAATGGGTTTGTCATTAAATCCAAGTTTACGCCAGGCCTATCTCATACCACGAGACGGCCGATGGATTGTCGATCCTGGTTACCAGGGCTACGTTCATCTCGCTGCTAAAAACAGTGGGTTAGTAAACTGTTGGGCCGAAGTCGTTTTTGCGGGGGATACTTTTACGCCGCTTGGACGGACACAACGACCGATTCATGAATTTGATCCGTTTGTTGAAAAACGCGGGGAACTTCGTGGCGCTTACGCGGTGGCCATTCTAGCTAATGGTCAAGAGATGGTGGAATTCTTACCCAAGGAAACCATCGCTCGTATCAAGGCCTGTTCACATGGCTCAGGAAGCGGATACTCTCCGTGGAATGCTGACAAGTGGGAGCAGGACATGATTCGCAAATCGGCGCTCAAGCGATTAATCGCTGGTGGTGGTTGTGTTAATTCTTTCGTCTCCAACACGGCTTTGATGAACGCCATACAGTTGTCTGACAACAACTATGAGGACGTTCACATTGAAGCACCTAAACCAATAGCATTGCCCTCACCGGCAGAGCTAGAGGCGAAGTTTGGCGCGGATAAGGAGTTCTTGAGCTTCTGTGATGCAGTCATCGAGCGTTGCGTTGCAACGAATGGGAAAAATCAAGGTATTGAGCTAATCGCTGATCGTTTTGGTGATGAAGCAAAAGCCTTCTTTATCCCGCGACTCGATAAAGCCTTCGAAGGAGCTTAGCCATGAAACTTGTCGACTATGCCCAGCGCTCCGCGGAGTGGCTGGAATGGCGGCAGGGTGGGATTAGTGCGAGTGAAGTGTCGATTTTGGTCGATGCTAACCCGCACAAAACCATTTGGCGCCTCTGGATGGAAAAAAAGGGAAAAGCTAAACCGGAAGATTTATCCAAAAATCCAAACGTCCAACGCGGCGTAAAGATGGAGGATACCGTTCGGGTGATGGCTGAAAATTACCTCGATTGCGGCCCACTGTTAGCGCCTTGCGCTGAAAGTGACGAAAGGACGTATGTGAGAGCATCGTTTGATGGTCTAACAATCGATGGGAATATCCCTGTGGAACTTAAGTCGGTTTCACAAAAGCAATTTGATCTGGTTGAATCGGAGCGTACAGAAAGTGAAGTGTACCAACTTTACTACTGGCAGGTGTTATGCCAGATGTATGTAGCCGAAGCTGACCATGGGTATTTGTTTGTAGCAGGACCTAACTTTGGGGACCAGTTTGTTTGTTTTAAAATTGAAGCGAATGAGCAAGATCTCACCAAGTTATTGAAAGCGATTGATGAGTTTCAAAAGAAGCTTATTAATAACAAACAGCCTAAAAAAGATGCTCAACGAGATGTTTTTTATCCTGAAGATGAAGCGCAAGCGACTCGATGGTCAAGAACAAGTTGGACGTTGGCTGACACAGCGGCTCAAATTAAAGAGCTAAAAGGTCAAATTGAAATGCTAGAGGTTCGCAAGAAGCTACTAGCACAGGACGCAGTATCAGAGATGGGTGAGTTTCTGACTGCCGACGCGTTAGGCGTAGCCGTAACTCGAAGTTTTCGACCGGGCAATGTTGATTATTCAGCGTTGCTTGAAGCGAAAGGCATTACGGTTACGGACGATGAGCTTGAAGCGCATCGTAAACCTGGCTCAGAGAGTGTGTTAATACGCTCGACGGGTCGAGATATGCCCAAACGTGTGTGTGATGAAGATTTAGTTGCCGTCTATGAGAACATTGACTGCTTCCGAGAATCCGATTCGTTCTTTTAACTCACTGGAACACGACGCTTTGCGTTGTGCTTCCTAAGTGTTCGTTTTGAATGCTTAGCAAGCACGATGTAGGTACAGAATTTGTCCTTGCGGCAATAGTGAGCTGACACTTATCTCAGCAACTAACCGCTCTGTTATAGAGCTACGATATGAACCCAAAGGGGCTATTTACCCTTCGGGTAGTAGTCCCACTAATTTAGGACTACTACTATGTTTACAGTCGTCGAAAAGCCGGCCCATTCAGCTCTGTCGTCATTAGATTTGCAGAGTGAGGAAGTGAACGATGCCATTGTGGATCAAGCAAAGACCATTATGGCTAACCGTTTTCAACCAGGTCGACACATCCAATCGCCTAGCGATGCGAAAGACTTTCTTCGCATTGAGCTCGGTGATAGTGATATTGAAGTGATGGGCATGTTAGTGCTCTCCAATGCCAATAACGTTTTAGGTATTGAGACGCTCGCTACAGGCACAATTGATCGCTGCACGGTGTACCCAAAAGAAATAGCCAGAACGCTATTACTCAAGTATCCCCGAGCCAATGCATTATGCTTATTCCACAACCATCCAAGTGGGTCAATCGAACCGAGCGACGCTGATCAGCGGTTCACTCAGCTCGTTATTGAGGTTTGCAATCTCCTTGATGTTCGGGTCCTTGATCACTTTATTATTACCAGTAGAGACGTATTTTCCTTCGCGGAAGAAGGTCTTATTTAACCCTGAGCGGTCCATCTGCTCAGGCGGGTGGCCGCTCATAGATTACAAGGAATATTCCTATGAGTTCACTCAATCTACTGCTGTCGGCAATGTCCGATAGAAACGCTGAAAGCTTCTCGATAGAAGTCCAGCAGCAATTGGTTAAGCGCGTCATTATTGATTCACCGAATCAATCAACGACCGTATCGATTAATCGTCTTTCATCGGGCGAGCAATCGGCTATTCATTCACTGTTAACTAAAAGTGTAAACGCCACAAAGCGCGATTCGTTTTTCATTGATATTCATGTGAGAAGCGGCGCCTTGGTGTTGCATTAGGAGGTGACATGGATAGTTACTCGATTTTCCGTTGCCAAAAAGATGGTTCAGATAAGCTTTGGACTATTGGTTCAGATGGCTCGTTCTGGGGTGCTACGTCGAAGGTCTTGTCTAGGCCGCGTTCGTCATGGCAAACCAAGCGCGCCAATCACTCACCCGATGACATCACCAAAAAGATTCGTCAGAAGCTTAGTAAAGGCTATGTCTATTGTGGCGAGGTGACGGATCTGACCGATACTGAAGTGCTCAACGATGTCGTATACGATTCGTCGGTTACGCAATCGTTTACGAGCTTTGAGCGAGTTTCAACGTCATCGTCTTCGCGAAGTGATGAGACTGAGCGCAACAACGCAATGTCATCGTCATTTAGTTCCGCTTGCGATTCGATGAATATTGAACCTGACCCATTCTTTTAACCAGTAAAGTGTACCGTGGCCTCGTGCCACGACACTTTTTTTTGCATTGTGTTGACCTGTATTCCACCACTTGCTAATCTTGATTAATGACCATTAGGTCAGCGCTGCTAACTGAGGCAGTTGAAATAACTTAGTATCTAATAGCCCAGCTTAGCGCTGGCACTCCAGTTGTTACTGAAGTTTTAAACACATCACTTCTATCCATACGTCGATAGCGCCGTTGTTTTTGACGCCTATCGAGCTTATCCCTATGCCTGTGCGTAAAGCAAATTGCCCTCCGTCACGTTGAGAGTGACTTACTTTGCGCTTAGCGTAAGACAGATACCTTCGTCTGTATAAATAACGAAGATTTCAATTGTTTGCTTAGCAAACTATTAATTAAACCCTATGGGGCATGACCCTATAGGGGAGTGCTCCGTCTTTTTTTGGAGCATTCCTATGCAAATTAATAATCTAGGTCGCATTGCGATCATCAACGTTGACTTCACTCTTTGGAGTGGTCAGTCAAAGCTTGAAGAGTCCGATGTACGTTTAGGTGAAGGTGGCAAGTTGCCTTCTAAAGAGGCAGCAGCTTTAGGTCAAAAGAAGTTAGTTGACCCCAAATCACTTAACGCGCTACTCAAGCTTAAACAACGCGCTCGTCGATTAGCCGACTCGGTTGGTTTTACCTTCCTAAATGGTTGGGCAATTCCTATTGATCGGTTACCGGAGATTGAGGATAAGCTCGCAGTCATTCGTCAAGAGTTCGAACAAGAGAAATTATCTTTTTTGAACCACTACGAGGCATCTTCAGATGCTTGGCTCGAGCAACACCCTGAAATCAAAGCGTCGGCTAAGGCAGCTAGACCCACACTCGCTCAGCTTGAACGAAAATTCGATCTAACGATCGACTCGTTTAAAGTTGACCCGGTAGGGGAGGAGGCCGCCAAAAGCTTAAATGACCGTGTTACACAAACCTTAAGTCATCGCCTCGAGTCTCAAATCGTAGACATCGCAACCAAGTTTTACCTTGAGCGATTCTGCGGTAAGAACTCATTACGCGTGACAAATAAAAGTTTGGGACCGTTAACTGCGCTGTTAGATAAGCTCAGAGGTCTTTCCTTTATTGCGCCGAAGTTCGCGCATTTAGAGGATGTAATGGATGACTTGTTAGCTCGGCTATCTCAAACCTTTAATGGGCAAGAGATCGCCGGTAGAGAGTTTTATGAGGCGCAAGCCTTGATTCT contains:
- a CDS encoding MoxR family ATPase; its protein translation is MNAINTIDVKAEFNLDKDRFGNPFPAGVKFPVLNVEESTAHAIPQKELHYFEASFVSDVFTWLQEPGPFGLMITGPTGTGKSSGIAQMAARLNWPTTGITASGNFLFEDLVGSWGLVQTDPGAPPVTKFRYGPLPLAMKEGRILVINEFDYADPNELAGLNDVIRGSGLFIEATNEWIKPHPKFRVVITGNSKGYGDDTGLYRGVKTQNLAFLDRFIGVEVDYLPNDVEVKMLTDYLGLDSTHESTLSTFVTCANSVRKRFLSDSAEALSATITTPKLKLWAKESFRIQASVRKTGTSVSPPKMALEKVLTGMIPDVDAVAIHKICESHFGGLWVD
- a CDS encoding lambda-exonuclease family protein gives rise to the protein MKLVDYAQRSAEWLEWRQGGISASEVSILVDANPHKTIWRLWMEKKGKAKPEDLSKNPNVQRGVKMEDTVRVMAENYLDCGPLLAPCAESDERTYVRASFDGLTIDGNIPVELKSVSQKQFDLVESERTESEVYQLYYWQVLCQMYVAEADHGYLFVAGPNFGDQFVCFKIEANEQDLTKLLKAIDEFQKKLINNKQPKKDAQRDVFYPEDEAQATRWSRTSWTLADTAAQIKELKGQIEMLEVRKKLLAQDAVSEMGEFLTADALGVAVTRSFRPGNVDYSALLEAKGITVTDDELEAHRKPGSESVLIRSTGRDMPKRVCDEDLVAVYENIDCFRESDSFF
- a CDS encoding DUF3150 domain-containing protein; translated protein: MQINNLGRIAIINVDFTLWSGQSKLEESDVRLGEGGKLPSKEAAALGQKKLVDPKSLNALLKLKQRARRLADSVGFTFLNGWAIPIDRLPEIEDKLAVIRQEFEQEKLSFLNHYEASSDAWLEQHPEIKASAKAARPTLAQLERKFDLTIDSFKVDPVGEEAAKSLNDRVTQTLSHRLESQIVDIATKFYLERFCGKNSLRVTNKSLGPLTALLDKLRGLSFIAPKFAHLEDVMDDLLARLSQTFNGQEIAGREFYEAQALILILQDKKLSDQYVDAADSSADKSQATAFIQSVAGLDQNEVTDEPDLLLETPTNDSRINSDWTPMASFF
- a CDS encoding JAB domain-containing protein yields the protein MFTVVEKPAHSALSSLDLQSEEVNDAIVDQAKTIMANRFQPGRHIQSPSDAKDFLRIELGDSDIEVMGMLVLSNANNVLGIETLATGTIDRCTVYPKEIARTLLLKYPRANALCLFHNHPSGSIEPSDADQRFTQLVIEVCNLLDVRVLDHFIITSRDVFSFAEEGLI
- a CDS encoding RecT family recombinase — encoded protein: MNNVYDEIKRTLLNVATAYDNAGSLNGLNHQSEVVFALDQVKKALAKEKNRAGFATNAFRKEPSSIASAYVSAASMGLSLNPSLRQAYLIPRDGRWIVDPGYQGYVHLAAKNSGLVNCWAEVVFAGDTFTPLGRTQRPIHEFDPFVEKRGELRGAYAVAILANGQEMVEFLPKETIARIKACSHGSGSGYSPWNADKWEQDMIRKSALKRLIAGGGCVNSFVSNTALMNAIQLSDNNYEDVHIEAPKPIALPSPAELEAKFGADKEFLSFCDAVIERCVATNGKNQGIELIADRFGDEAKAFFIPRLDKAFEGA
- the ssb gene encoding single-stranded DNA-binding protein, with protein sequence MSDLNMVALVGRLGEIAVSNHNGTQIANVSIATREHRKVNNEFVETTHWFDIAAFGMMADKLISHGKGALVSVKGQLKQEKWEKDGQKRSKVSILVESAQLLAKPQAQSAQQQGDYQQAQQPQGGYQQPQQAQQQGGYQQAQQPQGAYQPPQQGGYQAQQPQGNQPQAAPSGHDFSNEDIPF